A DNA window from Rhizobium jaguaris contains the following coding sequences:
- a CDS encoding efflux RND transporter permease subunit gives MNVSSLFISRPIATSLLGVAVLLGGILGYLFLPVAPLPQVDFPTIQVTTQLPGADPDTMAALVTAPLERPLGQIPSLASMTSSSAFGISQITLQFDLGRDIDGAAQDVQAAINAAGSTLPRTLPYPPTYSKVNPADTPIVTLALRSNSYSIRELSDFADTMMAQRLSEVSGVGNVNIQGGVKPAIRIQADLPRLASYGLALEDLRTAITNASVAGAKGALDGTQQSFTLAANDQIIDPNIYKSVIVAYRNNAPVQLKDVATVVEGLENNRVGAWYQGQPAVILDIMRQPGANVIQTVESVLKQIPRLKQALPAGISLDIVNDRTETIRASIHDVQWTLVVSIGLVILVVLLFLRTVTATFIAGVALPLSLIATFGVMWFAGFSLDNLSLMALTIGTGFVVDDAIVMIENIARHIEEGENPMQAALKGAGEIGFTIISLTFSLIAVFIPLLFMTGIVGRMFREFALTLTIAVVVSAAISLTLTPMMSARILRKPKEHRGGLLAGTDRVMGRLIEGYRRSLVWAVDRSAFMLLVTVVTLAATIALYIVIPKGFLPAQDTGLITAVVETEPTTSFEAMKQTQETVADRLRKDPDVTGIVSVIGASASNLTLNTGNLSLILKPRSERAASAIEIIDRMRGEVADLPGIHVTFQSVRGISISTRASRAPYQYTLTGTDTATVVDWAEKLVQRLQQSPKLIDVASEVEMGGGRIFVQVDRETASRLGVSMQAVSDTLNDAFGQRQIATIYGQANQYRVILEAAPQYQSDPKSLDKLYVAGAGDTQVPLNAFTTASFTTAPLVISHDEQFPAVTLSFDLAKGASLSEAVTEIQTAERDIGMPSSIRRNYSGDAQEFASSLAGEPWLILAAVVTIYIVLGLLYESAVHPVTILSTLPSAGVGALLALMLFGQDLSIIALIGIVLLMGIVKKNAIMMIDFALEAERKEGLAPREAILKASILRFRPIMMTTLAALFGALPLALAHGTGAELRIPLGITIIGGLVLSQLLTLYTTPVIYLAFESLRARVVGRPTGVPAPELDEVVGGGT, from the coding sequence ATGAACGTCTCGTCGCTCTTCATTTCCAGGCCGATCGCCACTTCGCTTCTCGGGGTGGCCGTTCTGTTGGGCGGCATTCTCGGCTATCTGTTCCTGCCGGTCGCACCGCTGCCGCAGGTGGATTTTCCAACGATCCAGGTGACGACGCAGTTGCCGGGCGCCGATCCGGATACGATGGCGGCATTGGTGACCGCGCCGCTGGAGCGGCCGCTCGGCCAGATTCCGTCATTGGCGTCGATGACCTCATCCAGCGCCTTCGGCATCAGCCAGATTACCCTGCAGTTCGATCTTGGCCGCGATATAGACGGGGCGGCTCAGGACGTACAGGCGGCGATCAATGCCGCCGGCTCGACGCTGCCGCGCACGCTGCCCTATCCACCGACCTATTCGAAGGTGAACCCGGCCGATACGCCGATCGTCACGCTGGCTCTGCGCTCCAACAGCTATTCGATCCGTGAACTCAGCGATTTCGCCGATACGATGATGGCGCAGCGGCTCAGCGAAGTCTCAGGGGTCGGCAATGTCAACATCCAGGGCGGCGTCAAACCCGCCATTCGCATCCAGGCCGACCTGCCGCGGCTTGCCTCCTATGGTCTGGCGCTGGAGGATCTGCGCACGGCGATCACCAATGCCAGTGTTGCCGGTGCCAAGGGCGCGCTCGACGGCACGCAGCAAAGCTTCACGCTTGCTGCCAACGACCAGATCATCGATCCGAACATCTACAAATCTGTCATCGTCGCCTACCGCAACAATGCGCCGGTGCAGTTGAAGGACGTCGCCACCGTCGTCGAAGGGCTGGAAAACAACCGTGTCGGCGCCTGGTACCAGGGCCAGCCAGCCGTCATTCTCGACATCATGCGCCAGCCGGGAGCCAACGTCATCCAAACGGTCGAGAGCGTGCTGAAGCAGATCCCGCGGCTGAAGCAAGCGCTGCCGGCCGGTATCTCGCTCGACATTGTCAACGACCGCACCGAGACGATCCGCGCTTCGATCCATGACGTGCAATGGACGCTCGTCGTCAGCATCGGGCTGGTCATCCTCGTCGTTTTGCTGTTCCTGCGCACCGTGACGGCGACTTTCATCGCCGGCGTGGCGCTGCCGCTGTCGCTGATCGCGACCTTCGGCGTCATGTGGTTCGCCGGTTTCAGCCTCGACAATCTGTCGCTCATGGCGCTCACCATCGGCACCGGCTTCGTCGTCGACGACGCCATTGTGATGATCGAGAACATCGCCCGCCATATCGAGGAGGGCGAGAACCCTATGCAGGCGGCTCTGAAAGGTGCCGGCGAAATCGGGTTCACCATCATCTCGCTGACTTTCTCGCTGATCGCCGTCTTCATCCCGCTGCTGTTCATGACCGGCATCGTCGGGCGCATGTTCCGCGAGTTCGCGTTGACGCTGACCATCGCGGTTGTGGTGTCCGCGGCGATCTCGCTGACATTGACGCCGATGATGAGCGCCCGCATCCTGCGCAAGCCGAAGGAGCATCGGGGCGGTTTGCTGGCGGGCACCGACCGCGTCATGGGCCGGCTGATCGAGGGCTATCGCCGTAGTCTCGTCTGGGCGGTGGACCGTAGCGCGTTCATGCTGCTGGTCACGGTGGTGACGCTTGCCGCCACGATCGCTCTTTACATCGTCATTCCCAAAGGCTTCTTGCCGGCGCAGGATACCGGCCTGATCACCGCCGTCGTCGAGACGGAGCCCACCACCTCCTTCGAAGCGATGAAGCAGACGCAGGAGACCGTGGCCGACCGACTGCGCAAAGATCCTGATGTAACAGGTATCGTCTCGGTCATCGGTGCAAGCGCCAGCAACCTGACGCTCAACACCGGCAATCTCAGCCTCATATTGAAGCCGAGGAGCGAGCGCGCGGCTTCGGCGATCGAAATCATCGACCGCATGCGTGGTGAAGTGGCCGATCTGCCCGGCATCCACGTCACCTTCCAGAGCGTGCGCGGCATCTCGATCAGCACGCGCGCCAGCCGTGCGCCCTATCAATACACGCTGACCGGCACGGATACGGCGACGGTGGTGGACTGGGCGGAGAAGCTGGTGCAGCGGCTGCAGCAGAGCCCGAAGCTGATCGATGTCGCTTCGGAGGTCGAAATGGGCGGCGGCCGCATCTTCGTCCAAGTCGATCGCGAAACTGCCTCGCGCCTCGGCGTCTCGATGCAGGCCGTCAGCGACACGCTGAACGATGCTTTCGGCCAGCGCCAGATCGCCACCATTTACGGCCAGGCCAATCAGTATCGCGTCATCCTCGAGGCTGCGCCGCAATATCAGTCGGACCCGAAATCGCTCGACAAGCTCTACGTCGCAGGCGCCGGCGACACGCAGGTGCCGCTTAATGCCTTTACGACCGCTTCGTTCACGACGGCGCCGTTGGTCATCAGCCACGACGAACAGTTCCCGGCCGTGACCCTCAGTTTCGATCTTGCCAAGGGCGCGTCGCTCAGCGAAGCCGTCACCGAGATCCAGACGGCCGAACGCGATATCGGCATGCCGAGTTCGATTCGGCGCAATTATTCCGGCGATGCTCAGGAGTTCGCCTCTTCGCTTGCGGGTGAGCCCTGGCTGATCCTGGCGGCTGTCGTGACGATCTATATCGTCCTCGGTCTGCTTTATGAAAGCGCCGTGCATCCTGTGACGATCCTCTCGACCTTGCCGTCGGCGGGCGTCGGCGCGCTGCTGGCGCTGATGCTGTTCGGCCAGGATCTGTCGATCATCGCCCTCATCGGCATCGTGCTGCTGATGGGCATCGTCAAGAAGAATGCGATCATGATGATCGACTTCGCGCTGGAGGCCGAACGCAAGGAAGGGTTGGCGCCACGGGAGGCGATCCTGAAAGCGTCGATCCTCCGCTTCCGTCCGATCATGATGACGACCCTTGCCGCGCTCTTCGGTGCGCTGCCGCTGGCGTTGGCGCATGGTACCGGCGCGGAGCTGCGCATTCCGCTCGGCATCACCATCATCGGCGGCCTTGTGCTGTCGCAGCTTCTGACGCTCTATACGACCCCGGTGATCTATCTTGCCTTCGAAAGCCTGCGCGCCCGCGTCGTCGGACGGCCGACCGGCGTACCGGCTCCGGAACTGGATGAAGTTGTAGGTGGCGGGACATGA
- a CDS encoding efflux RND transporter periplasmic adaptor subunit: MARTFRVLMSVAVIGAVGYGAYVTRDLWLGSAERLLGYQSAAAPNEQAQGERRGNQGQGASQAGGRRRGGLSQFSGPVPVLAADAKSADVPVYIDGVGSVKALNTVTVRAQVSGKVVEIGFGEGQDIKKGDVIARIDDAVYKAQLDQAIGKKAQDEALLAGAKRDLERFQRMVATASGTQQQVDTSTSLVAQYTAQLQSDQAAIESAQATLDYTTIKAPIDGRTGIRNVDVGNLVSASDATGIVTLSQIKPISVLFSIPQQQLARVNAASATGALSVQAIASDGQTVIDNGTLAVVDNQVDPTTGTVRLKANFPNDKLALWPGAFVNARLLVETLKGVTVIPTAAVQRGPNGTFVYIIRQDQTVAMKPVKVRQQDDVQAVIADGVVPGDKVVTTGFARLQDGSKVQISAAAGTAAPAVTTPVTEGQPVAENATQNNQAQTNGNAASDGQRPHRQHNGQGGGNGGHRRQNADGAGGNNANSNTNRDGSDAAATSSTTRQQ; this comes from the coding sequence ATGGCTCGGACATTTCGGGTCCTGATGTCGGTAGCAGTGATTGGCGCCGTGGGCTATGGCGCCTATGTGACACGTGATCTCTGGCTTGGAAGCGCCGAGCGCCTGCTCGGCTATCAGAGCGCGGCTGCGCCCAATGAGCAGGCCCAGGGTGAACGCCGTGGCAATCAAGGGCAGGGTGCAAGCCAGGCCGGCGGAAGGCGGCGCGGTGGCCTTTCGCAATTTTCCGGTCCTGTTCCGGTGCTGGCGGCGGATGCAAAATCTGCCGATGTGCCGGTCTATATCGACGGCGTCGGCTCCGTGAAGGCGCTGAACACGGTGACGGTGCGCGCCCAGGTCAGCGGCAAGGTGGTCGAAATCGGTTTCGGCGAAGGCCAGGACATCAAGAAGGGCGATGTCATCGCCCGCATTGACGATGCCGTCTATAAGGCTCAGCTCGACCAGGCCATCGGCAAGAAGGCGCAGGACGAGGCGTTGTTGGCCGGCGCGAAACGCGATCTCGAACGTTTTCAGCGCATGGTGGCGACCGCTTCCGGTACCCAACAGCAGGTCGATACCTCGACATCCCTTGTCGCGCAATATACGGCGCAGCTCCAGTCCGACCAGGCAGCCATTGAAAGTGCGCAGGCGACGCTCGATTATACGACGATCAAGGCGCCGATCGACGGGCGCACCGGCATTCGCAATGTCGATGTCGGCAATCTCGTCAGCGCGTCGGATGCGACGGGCATCGTGACGCTGTCGCAAATCAAGCCGATTTCCGTCCTGTTTTCCATTCCGCAGCAGCAGCTTGCCCGCGTCAACGCAGCAAGTGCTACGGGAGCCCTTTCCGTCCAGGCGATAGCGAGCGACGGTCAGACGGTGATCGACAACGGCACACTGGCGGTGGTCGACAATCAGGTCGATCCGACTACAGGCACGGTGAGATTGAAGGCCAATTTCCCGAACGACAAGCTGGCGCTGTGGCCGGGCGCCTTCGTCAATGCCCGCTTGCTGGTCGAGACGCTGAAGGGCGTGACGGTTATTCCGACAGCCGCCGTGCAGCGCGGACCGAACGGCACCTTCGTTTACATCATCCGACAGGATCAGACTGTTGCCATGAAGCCGGTGAAGGTGCGCCAGCAGGACGACGTGCAGGCCGTCATTGCCGATGGCGTGGTCCCCGGCGACAAGGTGGTGACGACGGGCTTTGCCCGCCTGCAGGATGGTTCGAAAGTGCAGATTTCCGCCGCGGCCGGCACGGCCGCACCCGCTGTGACGACCCCCGTCACCGAGGGGCAGCCGGTTGCCGAAAACGCAACTCAAAACAATCAGGCTCAAACCAATGGCAATGCGGCCAGTGACGGCCAACGGCCGCACCGTCAGCATAACGGCCAGGGCGGCGGCAACGGCGGTCACCGGCGACAGAACGCAGACGGTGCCGGCGGCAATAACGCCAATTCCAACACCAATAGAGATGGCAGCGATGCTGCCGCCACCAGTTCAACGACACGACAGCAATGA
- a CDS encoding acryloyl-CoA reductase, which translates to MSFKALVTERDAAGVVSSSVQSLDEGRLPEGNVTVAVEWADVNYKDGLCLTGAGGLVRTYPHIAGVDFSGTVIESADLRYRAGQKVVLTGWRVGESHWGGYAEKARIYGDWLVPLAEGLSTRDAMVMGTAGLTAMLAVDRLEANGLKPGDGEVLVTGAGGGVGTVAIHLLSKLGYEVAAISGRPHLSEELKALGAKTIISREEFFAAADKPLESARWAAAVDSVGGAMLGKLLKQVRYHGAVAAIGNAGGVTFETNVLPFILRGVALLGIDSVMQPYERRVAAWARIAELFDFSAYDSFVREITLHELPTAAKAILAGQVRGRLIVRM; encoded by the coding sequence ATGAGTTTCAAGGCTCTTGTCACCGAGCGCGATGCTGCGGGCGTTGTCTCCTCGTCCGTGCAGTCGCTCGACGAAGGTCGCCTGCCTGAGGGCAATGTCACGGTCGCGGTGGAATGGGCCGACGTCAACTACAAGGACGGCCTGTGCCTGACAGGTGCCGGCGGTCTCGTCCGCACCTATCCGCATATCGCCGGCGTCGACTTTTCCGGGACGGTGATCGAGAGCGCCGATCTGCGCTATCGCGCCGGCCAGAAGGTCGTGCTCACGGGCTGGCGTGTCGGCGAGAGCCATTGGGGCGGCTATGCCGAGAAGGCCAGGATCTATGGCGATTGGCTGGTGCCGCTTGCCGAAGGACTTTCCACACGCGATGCCATGGTCATGGGAACCGCAGGGCTGACGGCGATGCTGGCGGTCGATCGGCTGGAGGCCAACGGCCTGAAACCCGGCGATGGCGAAGTGCTGGTCACCGGCGCGGGCGGTGGCGTCGGCACGGTCGCGATCCATCTGCTTTCGAAGCTCGGTTATGAAGTCGCGGCAATCTCCGGCCGCCCGCATTTGTCGGAGGAATTGAAGGCGCTCGGGGCAAAGACGATCATCAGCCGCGAAGAGTTCTTCGCTGCCGCCGACAAGCCGCTCGAAAGTGCTCGCTGGGCTGCAGCCGTCGATTCGGTGGGCGGGGCAATGCTCGGCAAACTCCTGAAGCAGGTCAGATATCACGGCGCCGTCGCTGCCATCGGTAATGCCGGTGGCGTGACGTTTGAGACCAATGTCCTGCCCTTCATCCTGCGCGGTGTGGCGCTTCTCGGCATCGACAGTGTCATGCAGCCTTATGAGCGGCGTGTCGCCGCCTGGGCACGTATCGCCGAATTGTTCGATTTTTCGGCCTATGACAGTTTCGTCAGGGAAATTACGCTGCACGAATTGCCGACGGCGGCCAAGGCCATTCTGGCAGGGCAAGTTCGCGGCCGCCTGATCGTGCGGATGTAG
- a CDS encoding ABC transporter ATP-binding protein, translated as MNETNARDDLITVRDLGKTFSDAGGLTLGKTPSGVRAVDGVSFTVKRAETLALVGESGCGKSTLGRLLLRLIEPTEGQVLMDGVDLTGFSRGDMRAMREKMQMIFQDPYGSLSPRRSIAQIVAEPLEVFGLVKSRQQARDRVAELLTRVGLSPTFMDRYPRQFSGGQRQRIGIARAISVNPQFIVADEPVSALDVSVQAQIVNLMQDLQEQRKFSYLFIAHDLSVVRHIADRVAVMYLGRIVEIGPKDRVYDHPSHPYTQALLSAVPEPDPDAPKTRIILKGDVPSPANVPPGCSFHTRCPIAEAICKTQRPPLAQTVLGHFAACHFAKPNPIPVAPRSATPATA; from the coding sequence ATGAACGAGACGAACGCACGAGACGACCTGATTACTGTCAGGGATTTGGGCAAGACCTTTTCCGATGCCGGCGGGTTGACGCTCGGCAAGACGCCGTCCGGCGTGCGCGCCGTCGACGGCGTCTCCTTCACCGTCAAGCGCGCCGAGACCCTGGCGCTGGTCGGCGAATCCGGTTGCGGCAAGTCCACACTGGGGCGGCTGCTTCTGAGGCTGATCGAGCCGACCGAGGGCCAGGTGCTGATGGACGGTGTCGATCTCACCGGATTCAGCCGCGGCGACATGCGGGCGATGCGCGAAAAGATGCAGATGATCTTCCAGGACCCGTATGGGTCGCTCAGCCCGCGCCGCTCAATCGCCCAGATCGTTGCCGAGCCATTGGAAGTCTTCGGTCTGGTCAAGTCGCGACAACAGGCCCGCGATCGCGTAGCAGAACTTCTGACCCGGGTCGGGCTGTCGCCGACCTTCATGGATCGCTACCCCCGGCAGTTCTCCGGCGGCCAGCGCCAGCGCATCGGCATTGCGCGGGCGATATCGGTCAATCCGCAGTTCATCGTCGCCGACGAGCCGGTTTCGGCACTGGACGTCTCGGTGCAGGCACAGATCGTCAACCTGATGCAGGACCTGCAGGAGCAGCGCAAGTTCTCCTATCTGTTCATCGCGCACGATCTCTCCGTTGTGCGTCACATCGCTGATCGCGTGGCGGTGATGTATCTCGGCCGCATCGTTGAGATCGGGCCTAAGGATCGCGTCTACGACCATCCGAGCCATCCCTATACGCAAGCGCTGCTCTCGGCCGTGCCCGAGCCCGATCCAGACGCGCCGAAGACCCGTATCATCCTGAAGGGCGACGTGCCGAGCCCGGCCAACGTGCCGCCCGGCTGCAGCTTTCATACGCGCTGCCCGATTGCCGAAGCGATCTGCAAGACCCAACGGCCGCCTCTCGCGCAGACCGTGCTCGGCCATTTTGCCGCTTGCCACTTCGCAAAGCCCAATCCGATACCGGTTGCGCCGCGGAGCGCCACGCCGGCGACCGCTTGA
- a CDS encoding ABC transporter ATP-binding protein, with protein sequence MPLLKVENLSVEFGPKDRPIRVVNGVSFEIAAGGAVGIVGESGSGKSITSLATMGLIPMPPGRIAEGRVELEGVNLLELPRSKMPEIRGRDIAMIFQEPMSSLNPVMTIGDQIGEAIKLHQKSSREERRARIIELLKLVGMPDPEKRIEAYPHQFSGGMRQRVMIAMAVACNPKLLIADEPTTALDVTIQAQVLELMKKVRRELNTAVLLISHDLGVVADIAERVIVMYAGRVVEDGDVRTIFRNPGHPYTRGLLQSVPKLKDDRKRLYQIPGSVPLAGTVKQGCPFYARCGDRIDKCAQMMPPMFTLATRQKTACWVSAGATS encoded by the coding sequence GTGCCTCTTCTCAAGGTGGAGAACCTTTCGGTCGAATTCGGTCCCAAGGACCGGCCAATCCGCGTCGTCAACGGCGTCAGTTTCGAAATCGCCGCCGGTGGCGCAGTCGGCATCGTCGGCGAATCCGGGTCCGGCAAGTCGATCACCTCTCTCGCTACCATGGGCCTGATCCCCATGCCACCCGGCCGCATTGCGGAGGGTCGGGTCGAGCTGGAAGGCGTCAATCTTCTGGAACTGCCGCGCTCGAAAATGCCCGAGATTCGCGGCCGTGACATCGCAATGATCTTCCAGGAGCCGATGAGTTCGCTCAATCCGGTCATGACCATCGGCGACCAGATCGGCGAGGCGATCAAGCTGCATCAAAAATCGAGCCGCGAGGAGCGGCGCGCCCGCATCATCGAGCTTTTGAAGCTCGTGGGCATGCCCGATCCGGAAAAGCGTATCGAGGCCTATCCGCACCAGTTCTCGGGCGGCATGCGCCAGCGCGTGATGATCGCCATGGCCGTTGCCTGCAATCCGAAACTCCTGATCGCCGACGAACCGACAACGGCGCTCGACGTCACCATCCAAGCGCAGGTGCTGGAGCTGATGAAGAAGGTGCGGCGGGAGCTGAACACCGCCGTGCTGCTGATCTCGCACGATCTCGGCGTCGTCGCCGATATCGCCGAGCGGGTGATCGTCATGTATGCCGGCCGCGTGGTGGAGGACGGCGATGTGCGCACCATCTTCCGCAATCCCGGCCATCCCTATACGCGCGGGCTTTTGCAATCCGTGCCGAAGCTGAAGGACGACCGCAAGCGGCTCTACCAGATTCCGGGCTCGGTGCCGCTGGCCGGTACCGTCAAGCAGGGCTGTCCCTTCTATGCCCGCTGCGGGGACCGGATCGACAAATGCGCGCAAATGATGCCGCCGATGTTCACCCTGGCCACCCGCCAGAAGACAGCATGCTGGGTCAGCGCGGGAGCGACCTCATGA
- a CDS encoding ABC transporter permease: protein MNTITAPIGSQADTPHLAPAPGFGILLRQMIFGRPSTILAFAIVLAFFLIAVFAPLLAPYDPLQQSILAVNKPPSAAHWLGTDQFGRDVLSRMIYGSRNSLLFGLISPALAAICGTALGVVAGYFGGIVDRLISRVIDLLLSFPELLLAIMIAAVLGGAFWNIVAVITVAFVPGFARVARASTLAVKQEPYVEASVAIGLSTPVIIFRHIIPNIAAPIVVLMTLWVASAIRLEASLSFLGIGTRPPNPSWGNIIRDGLNNLFGSPWPIIAAGFAITCVVLSFNLAGDAVRDMLDPETAS from the coding sequence ATGAACACGATCACCGCTCCCATCGGGTCGCAGGCCGATACGCCGCATCTGGCGCCCGCACCGGGCTTCGGCATCTTGCTTCGCCAGATGATATTTGGCCGGCCCTCTACCATCTTAGCCTTCGCCATCGTGTTGGCCTTCTTTTTGATCGCCGTTTTCGCGCCGCTGCTTGCCCCTTACGATCCGCTGCAGCAGAGCATTCTCGCCGTCAACAAGCCGCCGTCGGCAGCGCATTGGCTCGGCACCGACCAGTTCGGCCGCGACGTGCTGTCGCGCATGATCTATGGCTCGCGCAACTCGCTGCTGTTCGGCCTCATCTCGCCCGCGCTCGCCGCCATTTGCGGCACGGCGCTCGGCGTCGTCGCCGGTTATTTCGGCGGTATCGTCGATCGCCTGATCAGCCGCGTCATCGATCTGCTCCTTTCCTTTCCGGAGCTGCTGCTGGCGATTATGATCGCTGCGGTGCTCGGCGGCGCCTTCTGGAATATTGTCGCAGTCATCACGGTCGCCTTCGTGCCCGGTTTTGCCCGCGTCGCCCGCGCTTCTACGCTGGCGGTCAAGCAGGAGCCTTATGTGGAAGCCTCCGTCGCTATCGGGCTCAGCACGCCGGTCATCATCTTCCGCCACATCATTCCGAACATCGCCGCCCCCATCGTCGTGCTGATGACGCTCTGGGTCGCCTCCGCCATTCGTCTCGAGGCGTCGCTGAGCTTCCTCGGCATCGGCACGCGCCCACCGAACCCGAGCTGGGGCAATATCATCCGCGACGGCCTGAACAATCTTTTCGGTTCGCCATGGCCGATCATCGCCGCCGGCTTCGCCATTACCTGCGTGGTGCTCTCGTTCAACCTTGCCGGTGACGCGGTGCGCGACATGCTCGATCCGGAGACCGCATCATGA
- a CDS encoding ABC transporter permease, whose amino-acid sequence MGRYLFLRLVDAIPTIWLVLTLVFIAMRILPGDPAIAALGDTALPEQLAQFRAKMGLDVPLWHQYLNFLYGVVTFNLGTSYMNGASVLDLIGRNLPYTIELTAVAMIMGVGAGVPIGVMAATNRDKLPDNGVRAFSLFGHAVPDFYLGALLLIIFALNLRWFPINGAGNGFADRMYHVFLPALTLAMVKAAFIGRLTRASLLEVLGKDYVRTARAKGAREPRVIYCHGLRNALLPLSTGMGLSLLATFSGSVAIELVFNRPGIGRLLIQAINERDYGVIQGGVIVFAIVVVLINLMMDLLYIVIDPRIRVK is encoded by the coding sequence ATGGGCAGATATCTCTTCCTAAGGCTCGTAGACGCCATACCGACGATCTGGCTGGTGCTGACGCTCGTCTTCATTGCGATGCGCATTCTGCCCGGCGATCCGGCGATAGCTGCTCTGGGGGACACCGCTCTCCCGGAGCAGCTCGCCCAGTTCCGCGCTAAGATGGGCCTCGATGTGCCCCTCTGGCATCAATACCTCAACTTCCTGTACGGGGTCGTGACCTTCAATCTCGGCACCTCCTACATGAACGGCGCTTCGGTGCTCGACCTTATCGGCCGGAACCTGCCCTATACGATCGAACTGACTGCGGTAGCGATGATCATGGGTGTCGGTGCCGGTGTGCCGATCGGCGTGATGGCGGCGACCAATCGCGACAAGCTGCCGGACAATGGCGTGCGCGCCTTCTCGCTGTTCGGTCATGCCGTTCCTGATTTCTATCTCGGCGCGCTGCTCTTGATCATCTTCGCGCTCAATCTGCGCTGGTTCCCGATCAATGGGGCCGGCAACGGCTTTGCCGACCGCATGTATCATGTCTTCCTGCCGGCCTTGACGCTGGCAATGGTCAAGGCGGCCTTCATCGGCCGGCTGACGCGCGCGTCGCTTCTGGAAGTGCTTGGCAAGGACTATGTCCGCACGGCGCGAGCCAAGGGTGCGCGCGAGCCGAGGGTCATCTATTGCCACGGCCTGCGCAATGCGCTCTTGCCGCTGTCGACTGGCATGGGCCTCAGTCTGCTCGCCACTTTCTCCGGATCGGTGGCTATCGAGCTGGTCTTCAACCGGCCCGGCATCGGCAGGCTTTTGATCCAGGCGATCAATGAGCGTGATTACGGTGTCATTCAGGGCGGCGTCATCGTCTTTGCCATAGTCGTCGTGCTGATCAACCTGATGATGGACCTGCTCTATATCGTCATCGATCCTCGCATTCGGGTGAAATAA